Within Paenibacillus sp. RUD330, the genomic segment CATTCGGTTCCCGTCATTGTTCTCCTCGCTCCTCTGTTCCGTATTTCGGCAGGGACACGCGGATCCGCGTGCCTCCTCCCGGCTTGCTGATGATGGCCGCATCTCCGCCCAGCTGCATCGCCCGCTCCTGCATCGTCGAGAGGCCGTAGGAGCCCGGACGGACCTGATCCGCCCGGAAGCCCTGGCCGTCGTCCTGCAGCACCAAGGTCAGGCTGCTCGGCGTATCCGACAACGAGAGCGTGACGCTGCCGGCCCCCGCATGCTTCACGACGTTGGCCATCGCTTCCTGCACGATCAGGAAGAGCTGATGCTCCTTGGCCTCGGAAACCTCTTCCTCGACCCTCCAGTCAAGGAAGCCCTGCAGGCCGTTCTGCCTGCAGTAATCCGGGAACCAGCGCGCCAGAGCATCCTCGAGCGAGCGGCCCTCCAGCTCCAGCGGCCGCAGCTGCGCGATAAAACCTCTCATCTGCTTCTGAGCATGAGAGGACATCGTGATGAGCTGTTTCATGACGTCGCCGGCCCGCTCGGGACTGATCTCGAGCAGCTTGGGCAGGGAAGAGGCCGACATATGAATGGCGAACAGCTGCTGGCTGACGGTATCATGCAGGTCCCGGGCCAGCCGCTTGCGCTCCTCCAGTACGGCTTCCTCATTGGATGCCGCCTGCTGCAGCACGCGGATCTCGTTCTGCCGCTGCATGACCTGGAGCTTCCTCTCCAGCGTTTCGGCCATCAGGTTGAACTCGCGGTAAGCTCCCGCCAGCGAGTACCCTTCCCCCTCCGGCAGACGAGCCGCCAGATTGCCGCTCGCAGCCTGCTTGAGCGCCAGATGCACGGCGTCGATGCGGTTCTGCTGTCGCTTGCCGATCCAATATCCGAGGCCGACGCTGACAATCAGGCACAGAAGCGTGCCCGTCAGCCACAGCTGGCCGGAAGACGCTTCGTGCATCCATCCTTGCTTGATCCAGTACATGACACACCATGGCACGACCGTGCTGAGCACGAAGAACGATATCAGCTCCAGCCTGCCGCTTCTAAGCAGCTTTACGACCACGTCCCGACCTCACCCTACCTTCGTCACCCGGACATCTCCGATAAATGTGCTGCACACCAGCTTGATCTTTCGTTCCGATTCGCGGAAGCTCGGACTCTGCGTATCCGAATGCTGGAACATCCCGCCTTCCTTGCGTCCAAGCACCTTGGAATCGCCGATGAAGGCGCTGGATACGACCTGGATGCCGACATCCGAGTCGGCGGGAAGGAATACTTTCACATCTCCGATAAAAGAGCTGATCGTAATTTTCGTCTCTCCCGCCGGAATGTTCGCGCGGGTCAGATCCAGCACGGTATCTCCGATGAAATGGGAGATGTTGAGCGGAACGAGATCCCAGTAATCATGGCCGAGATGGATATCCCCGATGAAGTTGGAGCGGGTCTGAGCGTTCGGATCCGTGTTCCACCATTCCGTGCGGCCATGATGATGGCTGCCGCGGCCATGGCCGTGATGGCGGTGGCGGCGATGCGCATCCCGGTATTCGCGCCTGGCTTGCTTGAATTCATGCTTGGCCCGCTTCCAGTCCATCGGCCGGTCCGGCTCCGGAGACCAGCCGGCCCCCCGCTCCTCGTATCCGCCTGCGGCATTGCCGGCCGGACCCTGGCCGCCATATGGCGGCTGTCCGTCCTTCCCGGGCCTTCCGCCCTCTCCCGGCCGTCCGGGTCCCGCATCCGGATGCAGCGGGTCGGGATGCAGCGGAGGAGCCGGGGGAACGGGACCTTGATAGGAAGTGTACGAGGTCCATTCGCCGTCGTCTTCCGGTTCTTCATGACGCTGCCGGCGGCCGCCGCGCGAGAACACCATCCGCAGTCCGAACACAATGGCGACTACAGGGAGCAGGAACTGCGCCGCGTCGCCGAACGACCAGTACGAAAATCCCATGTTGCGCCCCAGCATCACGAGTCCGAACAGCACCATCGCCGCGCCGGCCCAGAGCGATCCTCCCGAGAACAGCGTGGACAACCCCATCAAGAGCGGAACAAGCGGCCAATACCGGCTGATGAACCCTCCGATGTCAAGATGCTGGAAGCCGAGCATCCCCATCTGGTGGAGGATGAACAGGCCGCCGACTGCCGCTATGGCCAGTCCTCCGAGGACCCGGCATATATGGGTTTGTTTCATGCTATCGACATCTCCTTGCCGTTTGTCATCTGCTTTCGTGTCCTCATTATACCGTGCCGCCCGACATGCAGGTAGAGTCTGCCGGTTGATTCCCTTCTCCGTCTGCAGGCGGAGGCAAGCACTAAATATAGGAAACAAAAAAAAGCCTCTGCCGCGAGTGGCAGAGACAGGAAGGCGCAAGCGGGAAACAATGCGGCCTTCTTAATGCTCCAAATCTAACATATAGATAACATTACATTCATTCCTGCATGGCTACAATGTGGCTCCTTCGCTTTCACATCCGCGGAATGGCAGCGATTTAATTACGTAAAGCGTCAAATCGGTGGGGCAAGCTTGCTGTTCGAAATCAAAAAATGACTATTCAATGCCGAATGATTATGTTATGTTTATTAACACGAGATCAAGGTTGCGAAAGGAGTCCGCTTCAATGAAACTCCCCCATTTGGACGATATCGATCAACAGATTGTGCAGCTGCTCCTAGAGAACGGAAGGATGCCTTACGCCAAGATCGGGGAAACGCTGAGCCTCTCGCGCGTCGCCATCCAGAAGCGGGTCGAATCCCTGCTGGAGAGCGGCGTGCTTGAGCATTTCACGGTCCGGGTCAACGTGGCCAAGCTCGGCCGTACGGTATCCGCCTTCTTCGAGGTCCAGGTCGAGCCGCGCTGCGTCGACACCGTCGGGCAGCAGCTGTCGGAGGAGATGCAGGTCGTCAACATCTATCAGATGACCGGCTCCAGCACGCTGCATGTCCACGCCCTGCTGCGGGACGAGAACGAGCTCGAGAAGTTTTTGTACGACAAGCTTTACGTGCTGGAAGGGGTCGTCAATGTGCAGACCCAGCTTATGATCCGCAAATTCAAATCCGCCAGCGGCCTTGACGTTTAAGGCCGGCCGGCGTTTTTTTATAGCTTGATTTTCTTCGGCTCCTGCACGCCGCCGGCTTTCACCGTTTCGTTCAGCCGGTTCAGCATGCGCTGGTCCAGCTTGCCGGAGCCGTATCGGATCACCTGCACCGTAACCTGTTTCTTTCCCCACTCCTTGTAGACCTGGCGGGTCGTGTCGAAGTAAAGGTCGATCCGCTTCCCCTTGATCTTGGAGCCCGTGTCCGCCACGACACCATACCCGTATCCGGGTATGAAGAGCAGCGTCCCTATCGGAAGCACCTTCGTATCCGCGGCGATCGTCGACACCTGCCCCCGCATGACCTTGACGCCTGAACGGGTAATGCCGTACAGCGGATGTCCGGGCCTCTTGCCGGTCGATTCGATTCCGGCCGTATACCCTGTCGCCAGCACCGAGATGCTCTTCACCGGCGCCAGCCCGTCCTGCTGCGGCTGCTCCGGCGCGGACGAGGCCGCATCCGTAATTCCAGGCGGCGCCGACCGTTGTGCGACAGCGGGCTGCGGCGGCGCCGGCTTGTCCGCCGCTTTCGGATCGGAACGACGCACGCCGGTACGCTTTGGAACGGTTTCAGCATTTTTTTTCTGCTCCAGCTTGCGAGGCGCGGCCTCGGACTCCGAATCGGCTATGACCGTCACGCGGCCCGAGTCGAGGACGAGGGCGACGATCGCGGCGGCAACGAGAAGATGGATGGATTTTCGGTACAACAAAAAGCCTGTGGGCATGTCAGTAATCTCCCCTTTAAACGGAGGTTACCCACTGCCCGCAGGCCTTATTCAGTTTTTGTCGAAAATCGCTTCAATTAAACGGTTTTTTGGGCGATTTCCTCTGCAAGCTCCGCTGCAAGCTCGGTTACCGGCTTCGCCCCGATGTCCCCTTCTCCGCGCTTGCGCACCGAGACCGTGCCGGCTCCGGCTTCGTTCTCGCCGACGATCAGCATGTAAGGAATCTTCTCCAGCTGGGCTTCGCGGATCTTGTAGCCGAGCTTCTCGTTGCGCAGGTCGCTCTCGGCGCGGATGCCTGCCGCAAGCAGCTGCTCCTCGACTTGGCGGGCGTAACCTTCGTACACCTGGGATACCGGAATGACGCGCGCTTGCTGTGGGCTCAGCCAGAGCGGCAGGGCGCCGGCGAAGTTCTCCAGCAGGAATGCGGTCATGCGCTCCATCGTGCTGATGATGCCGCGGTGGATGACGACCGGACGATGCTTCTTGCCGTCCTCGCCGACATACTCGAGCTCAAAGCGTTCCGGAAGCAGGAAGTCCAGCTGAGCGGTAGAGAGCGTCTCTTCCTTGCCGAGAGCCGTCTTGATCTGCACGTCGAGCTTGGGACCGTAGAAGGCCGCCTCTCCCTCCGCCTCGAAGAACGGCAGGCCGAGCTCCTCGACGACTTCGCGCAGCATGCGCTGCGACATTTCCCACATCTCGTCGTTCTGGAAGTACTTCTCCGTATCCTGCGGATCCCGGTAGCTGAGACGGAACCGGTATTCCTTGATGCCGAAGTCCTCGTAAACCTTGCGGATCAGGTTGACGACACGCGCGAATTCTTCCTTGATCTGATCGGGACGGCAGAAGATATGCGCGTCGTTCAGAGTCATGGCCCGGACGCGATGCAATCCGGTCAAGGCGCCGGACATTTCGTAGCGGTGCATCGTGCCGAGCTCCGCCACGCGGATCGGCAGGTCGCGGTAGCTGCGCATGTCGCTCTTGAACACCATCATGTGGTGGGGACAGTTCATCGGACGCAGCACGAGCTCCTCGTTGTCCATGACCATCTTGGGGAACATGTCCTCGCTGTAGTGCTCCCAGTGCCCGCTCGTCTTGTACAGCTCGACATTGGCCAACACCGGCGTGTAGACATGCTGGTAGCCGAGCTTCTCTTCCAGGTCGACGATATAGCGCTCCAGCGTGCGGCGGACGCGTGCGCCGTTGGGCAGCCAGATCGGCAAGCCTTGTCCCACTTCCTTGGAGAACGTGAACATCTTCAGCTCGCGGCCGAGCTTGCGGTGGTCGCGCTTCTTGGCTTCTTCGAGCAGATGGAGATGCTCGTCCAGCTGCGCCTTCTTCGGAAATGCGGTACCGTAGATCCGCTGCAGCATCTTGTTCTTGGAATCGCCGCGCCAGTAGGCTCCGGCAACGCTCAGCAGCTTGAACGCCTTGATCTTGCCCGTGGACGGCAGATGCGGCCCCCGGCACAGATCGAAAAACTCGCCCTGGTCGTAGATGGTGATGACCGAGCCCTCCGGAAGGTCGCGGATCAGCTCCAGCTTGAGCGGGTCTTCCATCTTCTCGAATGTCGCCAGAGCCTCTTCGCGGCTGACCTCGCGGCGGCGGATCGGAATATCTTCCTTGATGATCCGCTCCATCTCCTTCTCGATCTTTTCCAGATCCTCAGGGGTGATGGACTGCTCCAGATCGATATCGTAATAGAAGCCGTCCTCAATGACCGGACCGATGCCCAGCTTGACCGTCTTCTCTCCATAGATGCGCTTGATCGCTTGAGCCATCAGATGGGCCGTGCTGTGACGGTATACCTCCAGTCCGTCCGCCGAGTCGAGCGTGACGATTTCGACCAGCGATCCGTCCTTGATCTCCGTGTTCAAATCCACGACTTTTCCGTCCAGCTTGCCCGCCACCGCGTTTTTCCGCAGTCCGGAGCTGATGGATCCCGCTACGTCCTCGATCGTCGCTCCCGGCTCGTAAGCACGGACCGCGCCGTCGGGAAGCTTGATTTCGATTGCCATTGTCATGACGCCTCCTGATTTATAAATAGGATCCTAAGGACGCAAAAAAGCACTGCGTCCCGCAAAGGGACGAGTGCTGTACGTTCAGACCCGTGGTTCCACCCTAATTCAACGCCGAGGCGTTCTCTGGGATCCGGTAACGGGGATTAGGCCGGCATCATTTACTTACCGGACAGGTCCGGGTTCCATCATGCAGCTTCGAAGGGGTACGGCCGCTTGCGCCTGCGTTAGGAATTTTCAGCCGGGATTCCTATCTCTGGGACGCGCGTCAAACGCCGCATGTCTTCATCAATGCTTTGACCACATTATATAGAAGCGGAACGTTTCCCGTCAAGGCTCTCCGGCGCCCGAAGCCTGGGAGGCACCCCCGATTCCGCATTCGCGGCAGCCTGGACATACTTCGGCGCGCTGCTCGAAAATAGCCTGGATCGTACGGATGACCTGGTGGTCCGGAGTCGGGGTATGGATCCGGATCGAGGCCGGCGCCGCCGTAATCAGGCTGCTCAGGACCATATCCTCCACATTGAGCTCGGCATCCACCAGCTCGGCGATGGCGCGGTCCTCGGAGCGGGTGTCCAGCGGAAGGAAATCCGCGTCCAGAAGCTGGATCTCCTGGCCGTCGTCCTGGACGACATGGACCAGCCTGCGGCGGCTCGGCTGCACCGCCACGAAATATTTGAGCAGGGAAATGAATTCCT encodes:
- the thrS gene encoding threonine--tRNA ligase, which translates into the protein MAIEIKLPDGAVRAYEPGATIEDVAGSISSGLRKNAVAGKLDGKVVDLNTEIKDGSLVEIVTLDSADGLEVYRHSTAHLMAQAIKRIYGEKTVKLGIGPVIEDGFYYDIDLEQSITPEDLEKIEKEMERIIKEDIPIRRREVSREEALATFEKMEDPLKLELIRDLPEGSVITIYDQGEFFDLCRGPHLPSTGKIKAFKLLSVAGAYWRGDSKNKMLQRIYGTAFPKKAQLDEHLHLLEEAKKRDHRKLGRELKMFTFSKEVGQGLPIWLPNGARVRRTLERYIVDLEEKLGYQHVYTPVLANVELYKTSGHWEHYSEDMFPKMVMDNEELVLRPMNCPHHMMVFKSDMRSYRDLPIRVAELGTMHRYEMSGALTGLHRVRAMTLNDAHIFCRPDQIKEEFARVVNLIRKVYEDFGIKEYRFRLSYRDPQDTEKYFQNDEMWEMSQRMLREVVEELGLPFFEAEGEAAFYGPKLDVQIKTALGKEETLSTAQLDFLLPERFELEYVGEDGKKHRPVVIHRGIISTMERMTAFLLENFAGALPLWLSPQQARVIPVSQVYEGYARQVEEQLLAAGIRAESDLRNEKLGYKIREAQLEKIPYMLIVGENEAGAGTVSVRKRGEGDIGAKPVTELAAELAEEIAQKTV
- the liaF gene encoding cell wall-active antibiotics response protein LiaF, with amino-acid sequence MKQTHICRVLGGLAIAAVGGLFILHQMGMLGFQHLDIGGFISRYWPLVPLLMGLSTLFSGGSLWAGAAMVLFGLVMLGRNMGFSYWSFGDAAQFLLPVVAIVFGLRMVFSRGGRRQRHEEPEDDGEWTSYTSYQGPVPPAPPLHPDPLHPDAGPGRPGEGGRPGKDGQPPYGGQGPAGNAAGGYEERGAGWSPEPDRPMDWKRAKHEFKQARREYRDAHRRHRHHGHGRGSHHHGRTEWWNTDPNAQTRSNFIGDIHLGHDYWDLVPLNISHFIGDTVLDLTRANIPAGETKITISSFIGDVKVFLPADSDVGIQVVSSAFIGDSKVLGRKEGGMFQHSDTQSPSFRESERKIKLVCSTFIGDVRVTKVG
- a CDS encoding Lrp/AsnC family transcriptional regulator, whose product is MKLPHLDDIDQQIVQLLLENGRMPYAKIGETLSLSRVAIQKRVESLLESGVLEHFTVRVNVAKLGRTVSAFFEVQVEPRCVDTVGQQLSEEMQVVNIYQMTGSSTLHVHALLRDENELEKFLYDKLYVLEGVVNVQTQLMIRKFKSASGLDV
- a CDS encoding 3D domain-containing protein; the protein is MPTGFLLYRKSIHLLVAAAIVALVLDSGRVTVIADSESEAAPRKLEQKKNAETVPKRTGVRRSDPKAADKPAPPQPAVAQRSAPPGITDAASSAPEQPQQDGLAPVKSISVLATGYTAGIESTGKRPGHPLYGITRSGVKVMRGQVSTIAADTKVLPIGTLLFIPGYGYGVVADTGSKIKGKRIDLYFDTTRQVYKEWGKKQVTVQVIRYGSGKLDQRMLNRLNETVKAGGVQEPKKIKL
- a CDS encoding sensor histidine kinase, which codes for MVVKLLRSGRLELISFFVLSTVVPWCVMYWIKQGWMHEASSGQLWLTGTLLCLIVSVGLGYWIGKRQQNRIDAVHLALKQAASGNLAARLPEGEGYSLAGAYREFNLMAETLERKLQVMQRQNEIRVLQQAASNEEAVLEERKRLARDLHDTVSQQLFAIHMSASSLPKLLEISPERAGDVMKQLITMSSHAQKQMRGFIAQLRPLELEGRSLEDALARWFPDYCRQNGLQGFLDWRVEEEVSEAKEHQLFLIVQEAMANVVKHAGAGSVTLSLSDTPSSLTLVLQDDGQGFRADQVRPGSYGLSTMQERAMQLGGDAAIISKPGGGTRIRVSLPKYGTEERGEQ